From Micromonospora echinospora:
ACGGTGCTGGCGAGCGCCGTGGTGATCTGGCGGCTGCTGGACCCGGTCGCCCGCCGCTCCGGCTGGACCCGCTGGTTCGCCCTCGCCGTCGCGCTCTGCCTGGCCGCCGCGTACGAGCCGATGCGGGAGACGGTCAACTTCGGCCAGGTCAACATGCTGCTGCTGTTCCTGGTGGCGGTGGACCTGCTGTGGCTGCTGCCGGCGCGCAGCCGCTGGGCGGGTGTGGGCATCGGCCTGGCCACCGCGATCAAGCTGACGCCCGGCATCTTCATCGTCTACCTGCTGGTCACCGGCCGCTGGCGGGCCGCTCTGACCACTGTCGGCACGGCCGCCGTCGCCACGCTCGTGGCCGCCGGCCTCTTCCCGGACGCCTCCCGCGAGTTCTGGACCGAGGCGCTGTGGAACACCGACCGGGTCGGCGAGCTGGCGTTCGTCTCCAACCAGTCGCTGCGCGGCGTGGTGGCCCGGCTCGACCCGCAGCACCCGAGCACGATCGCCTGGCTGCTGCTCGTACTCGTGACGCTGGTGGTCTGGGGGTGGCGGTCGCGGGCGGCGGTGGCCGCCGGCGACGAGGCCACCGGCCTGGCCCTGACCGGCGCCGTGATGTGCCTGGTCAGCCCGGTCACCTGGGTGCACCACCTGGTGTGGCTGCTGCCCGGGCTGATCCTGCTCGTGGACAACGGCATGGCGGCGCCCGCCCGCAGCCGGCGACGCCGTCTGCTGCTGGCCGCCGCGTTGATCGGGTACGCGCTGCTGTGCAGCCGGATCGTCTGGTCCTGGGAGAAGGACTTCACCGGCGTGGACGGCTTCCTCGGCAGCAACACGTACGTGTGGATCAGCCTGGCGCTGCTGCTCGGGCTGCCGATCCGCCGCTGGCTCACGCCGACGGGTGGCGCGCGTCCCGGCGGTGACGTGCCGGCCGGGTCAGCTTCCGGTGGTGTACCGCAGCTCGCGGAGCAGGATCGGGGCGCGTCCGCCGGACAGCGGCACCGGATAGGTGGACTCCTCACCGTCCGGTGAGTGCCCGGCCCGCTCGTAGAAGCGGCGCGCCCGGGCGTTGTCGGCGAGCACCCAGAGCCGATACCCGGTCCAGCCCCGCTCGGCCAGGCCGTCGCGGGCCGCGGCGAGCAGCGTCCGCGCGACGCCGGAGCCCCAGTGCGCGGGCTCCAGGTAGATCGCCACCAGCTCGCCGTGGGCCGGGTCGAGGTCGTCGCGGTCCTGGTTGTTCCGGTACGGCCCGAACGTGGTGAAGCCGACGATCGTCCCGCCGGTCTCGGCGACGAGTGTGGTGAACGGGTGCTCCGGGTCAGCGGTGCCAAGGTCGCGGCGGCGCTGCGCCCAGGCGCGCGGGTTCAGCCGGGTCAGCACCTCCGCGGGCATGATCCCGGCGTAACCGGCCTGCCAGCCGTGGACGTGCACCCGGGCGATCGCCTCGGCGTCGTCCGGTTCCTCCCGGCGAATGGTGAGCACCTGTCCGTTCTATGCCCCGGCGGGCGATCGGTCCAGCCGCCGCTCCCGCCCGGCGCGTCCGGCATTGTGTCGGACCGCTGGATTAGGGTCGCCGACGATGGCCGAATCGCTCTCCCTCGCCCAGGCCCGCCGGGTGGCCCTGGCCGCACAGGGCTTCGCCGACCCGGCGCCCACCGGCGTGCCCACCCGGCGGCATCTGCGCCGGGTGCTCGACCGGGTCGGGCTGATCCAGATGGACTCGGTGAACGTGCTCCAGCGGGCGCACTACCTGCCGCTCTACAGCCGGCTCGGCCCCTACCCGACCGCGCTGCTGGACACCGCCGCCTACCGCCGCCCGCGTGAGCTGTTCGAATACTGGGCGCACGAGGCGTCGCTGGTGCCGGTCGGGCTGCACCCGATGCTGCGCTGGCGGATGGCGAAGGCCCGCGACGAGGCGTGGGGCGGCATGCGCCAGATCGCCGAGGAGCAGCCCGGGCTGCTCGCCTGGGTCCGCGACGAGGTGGCCGCCCGGGGCCCGCTGACCGCCGCCGAGATCGAGCACGACGCGCCTCGCGAGACCGGCAACTGGGGCTGGAACTGGTCCGTCGTGAAGCGGGCGCTGGAGTTCATGTTCTGGGCCGGCGAGGTCGCCGCCGCCGACCGCACCAACTCGTTCGCCCGCCGCTACGACCTGCCCGAGCGGGTGCTCCCGCCCGCCGTGCTGGACGCGCCCACCCCGACCGACGCCGAGGCGTACCGGACTCTCGTCTCGATCGCGGCCCGGTCGCTCGGCGTCGCGGCCGAGCCGGAGCTGCGCGACTACTTCCGGCTGCCGGTGGCCGGGGCGCGGCAGGCGGTGGCCGAGCTGGTCGAGGCGGGCGAGCTGACCCCGGTCACGGTGCAGGGCTGGCGGCATCCCGCCTATCTGCACGCCGACGCCCGGATGCCCCGCTGGGTACGCGGGAACACGCTGGTCAGCCCGTTCGACCCGCTGGTCTGGGAGCGGGCGCGCACGGAGCGGCTGTTCGGCTTCACCTACCGGATCGAGATCTACGTGCCGGCGCCGAAGCGGTTGTACGGCTACTACGTGCTGCCGTTCCGCCAGGGCGAGCGTTTCACCGCCCGCGTCGACCTCAAGGCGGACCGGAAGGCCGGCGTGCTGCTGGTGCCGGCCGCCTGGGTCGAGCCGGGCGCCGACCCGGGGGAGACCGCGGTGGCGCTCGCCGCCGAGCTGTACCGGCTGGCCGGCTGGCTCGGCCTGGACGCGGTCGCCCCGCCGGCGGCGGGCGATCTGGCGGCGCCGCTGGCCGCCGCGCTGGTGGGCGTGGCGGGTGTACGGTGAGCGCGTGACGAGCGTTGACCGGCCTGCCACCGAGCCCGACCCGCACGCCGACCCGCACCCGTCGGCGCCCTCGCTCGCGCATGCCGGGGCACACGCCCACGCCGGGCCGCCTTCGGGCGCCGGGCCGCACGCCCACACTGAGCCGCATGTCCACGCCGGGCCGCACGCTCCG
This genomic window contains:
- a CDS encoding glycosyltransferase family 87 protein: MAQGAGRTITQAVAVVALAAAVTVFLSVAAVRHGFFDLQVYYGALTYWARDGGEIYDFLRSGTQYGFTYPPFAALVMLPMAYLPWSAAIVVSVTLTVLASAVVIWRLLDPVARRSGWTRWFALAVALCLAAAYEPMRETVNFGQVNMLLLFLVAVDLLWLLPARSRWAGVGIGLATAIKLTPGIFIVYLLVTGRWRAALTTVGTAAVATLVAAGLFPDASREFWTEALWNTDRVGELAFVSNQSLRGVVARLDPQHPSTIAWLLLVLVTLVVWGWRSRAAVAAGDEATGLALTGAVMCLVSPVTWVHHLVWLLPGLILLVDNGMAAPARSRRRRLLLAAALIGYALLCSRIVWSWEKDFTGVDGFLGSNTYVWISLALLLGLPIRRWLTPTGGARPGGDVPAGSASGGVPQLAEQDRGASAGQRHRIGGLLTVR
- a CDS encoding GNAT family N-acetyltransferase, producing the protein MLTIRREEPDDAEAIARVHVHGWQAGYAGIMPAEVLTRLNPRAWAQRRRDLGTADPEHPFTTLVAETGGTIVGFTTFGPYRNNQDRDDLDPAHGELVAIYLEPAHWGSGVARTLLAAARDGLAERGWTGYRLWVLADNARARRFYERAGHSPDGEESTYPVPLSGGRAPILLRELRYTTGS
- a CDS encoding winged helix-turn-helix domain-containing protein yields the protein MAESLSLAQARRVALAAQGFADPAPTGVPTRRHLRRVLDRVGLIQMDSVNVLQRAHYLPLYSRLGPYPTALLDTAAYRRPRELFEYWAHEASLVPVGLHPMLRWRMAKARDEAWGGMRQIAEEQPGLLAWVRDEVAARGPLTAAEIEHDAPRETGNWGWNWSVVKRALEFMFWAGEVAAADRTNSFARRYDLPERVLPPAVLDAPTPTDAEAYRTLVSIAARSLGVAAEPELRDYFRLPVAGARQAVAELVEAGELTPVTVQGWRHPAYLHADARMPRWVRGNTLVSPFDPLVWERARTERLFGFTYRIEIYVPAPKRLYGYYVLPFRQGERFTARVDLKADRKAGVLLVPAAWVEPGADPGETAVALAAELYRLAGWLGLDAVAPPAAGDLAAPLAAALVGVAGVR